The following are from one region of the Juglans regia cultivar Chandler chromosome 10, Walnut 2.0, whole genome shotgun sequence genome:
- the LOC109007959 gene encoding uncharacterized protein LOC109007959 codes for MPATKARSFVDLVMTVPQPIPEVNLPMRSPNMIEGQVCFMFSKEEMVLSAEPFRYSLVLKFLKQRHSLDAIRMFIRVRWGLMGNAVVSSMSKNHNVFIRLTSEEDFNKAFSREASEINGVSYRVFHWTPGFTKEEETPIVPVWVMLPGLPPNFYHNSILKILTAPLGKFIRSDNSTRCTTRTDGARVCLEMDASKQHLDSFWIGTPSSSFKQDVVFETLPTFCSSCKLQGHNKTTSGGVKITEDQDVAKNDKVQEQGEERLTEKEVQKETRKSQVREVRDKEIVIQEFGSLNSPVNKENISDGEMEEQEFVPDSMK; via the exons ATGCCAGCAACGAAGGCCAGGTCTTTCGTGGACCTGGTCATGACTGTTCCGCAACCTATTCCGGAAGTAAATCTTCCAATGAGGTCTCCAAATATGATAGAAGGCCAGGTGTGTTTCATGTTCTCCAAGGAAGAAATGGTGTTATCGGCAGAACCTTTCAGATACTCTCTGGTTTTGAAGTTCCTCAAGCAGAGACATTCTCTAGATGCCATAAGGATGTTTATTCGTGTGAGATGGGGATTAATGGGAAATGCGGTAGTCTCCTCCATGAGCAAAAACCATAACGTTTTCATCCGCCTAACATCGGAAGAAGATTTCAACAAGGCGTTCTCCCGAGAAGCCAGCGAGATAAATGGTGTTTCGTATAGAGTTTTCCATTGGACACCGGGATTTACGAAAGAAGAGGAAACTCCTATTGTTCCGGTTTGGGTGATGCTCCCAGGTCTCCCTCCAAATTTCTATCACAATTCCATCCTCAAAATACTGACGGCACCGCTTGGGAAGTTCATACGATCTGATAACTCCACTCGTTGTACGACGAGAACGGACGGAGCTCGAGTTTGTTTAGAGATGGATGCCTCTAAACAGCATTTGGATTCATTCTGGATTGGCACACCTAGTTCTAGTTTCAAACAGGACGTCGTTTTCGAGACATTGCCGACTTTCTGCTCAAGTTGCAAGTTGCAGGGGCACAACAAAACAACAT CTGGTGGAGTGAAAATAACAGAGGACCAGGATGTTGCGAAGAATGACAAAGTGCAGGAGCAAGGAGAGGAAAGGCTGACGGAAAAGGAAGTGCAAAAAGAGACAAGGAAAAGTCAGGTGAGAGAAGTAAGGGACAAAGAGATTGTTATTCAGGAGTTTGGCAGCTTGAACTCCCCAGTAAACAAGGAAAACATTTCTGATGGGGAGATGGAAGAGCAGGAGTTTGTTCCAGATAGTATGAAGTAG
- the LOC109018471 gene encoding uncharacterized protein LOC109018471, producing MIIIGDDTEEILKLQKQLATELEMKNLGGLKYFLGIEVARSKQDADWAGNISDRKSTSGYFMFVGGNLVTWRSKKQKVVVLLSAKAEFREWPRVFMRLSGLDEFVFRQ from the exons atgATTATTATAGGGGATGACACAGAAGAAATATTGAAGCTCCAAAAGCAATTGGCAACTGAACTTGAGATGAAGAATCTAGGAGGACTTAAATATTTTCTGGGAATTGAAGTTGCTAGATCAAAACAAG atgcagattgggcagggAATATCTCAGATAGAAAGTCGACTTCGGGTTACTTCATGTTTGTTGGCGGGAACCTTGTTACATGGAGAAGTAAGAAGCAAAAAGTGGTGGTCTTATTGAGTGCTAAAGCTGAGTTTCGAGAATGGCCAAGGGTCTTTATGCGCTTATCTGGCTTAGATGAATTTGTTTTTAGACAATAA